From the genome of Athalia rosae chromosome 3, iyAthRosa1.1, whole genome shotgun sequence:
GTTTTTCATCCTAATGCTGGCGTTACCATTTTAGAATCTTAGAATTTCCTAGCATAAGCATTTTTTAGATCACTACATGTAATCATATAGATCTCTTTGTTAAAAGCTGCCAACAAGCGTTTCAAGTGTTTCAAGTGTTTAGATGGTTTGCcaactttttccaaaaagaTCCCATCATTCGAACGATCTTATAGCTAGTAACTTCATATAATAAAATGTCATTACTCATTTTTCATACTAATGTACAAAAATAGAGTTAGGACTTGTAAATTAATAACTGACAATCTATCGAGGATTAGCTCATAGTGTTTCAAGTGTTTCTATTGGTTAGTGAATCCTCGAAGGCTTCTCAATTATTGACAATAAaccaataaattattcaatataaaAGTGTGAAGTGTTTTAACTCACCCTCAACAGCCACGTCAGTACGGATTCCCTGTAAGGTACAAAGCTCCGTTTCACGTTGTTTGTATTCTCCGACAAAGAAGCAATCACTTTTCCCAGAGTGAGCAATGACTTATTGATGGAGACTCCTTCCTGTAATTTTGTCCCAAACATTTTTCACAGATCACAGTTATGGCAGGTAGGACTCACCCGCAGTCTGTCACCGCTGGCACATATTTGACTCAAGCGTTCGCTCCCAGCTAAGTCGACCAAGTTGATTTTACTTCGACGACTCGCTTCGCCAGTCTTACTGCTCGATGATGCATCTGATGGGGTCTGAGTTAGTATCACGCTAAAGATACTGTGGGACCGCGAGCTTTTCTCGTTCATTCCTGTGGCTGCTGTGGCTCTTTGAGAATTTCCGACCTTCAGCCAGCCCTGAAAAATTGCAGCAAAGGGTCAAAAAACATGTAAAACCATGTTCCAGTAGATTCTTTAAATAACGTTGATGTTACCAACCTGAAGATCGTTGTAGCTGTTCACACCGTGCTGACTGAGGTCCACAACGTAGGGACCAAATACTGGATGTTCTCTTACCTTGAGTGGAGCTCGTTTTCCTCCATTGGTATTGACGCCAAGAAGGTCATGAATCTTTTCATTGTAGATTTCAAAGTAGCTGATCTCAACAGTGGTGGAATGCCCGGAATTTTTGGAagatcgtcgaaaaatttcatgacAAAATCTCGGTATTATTCCGGCCTCGGGACCCAGGCTTGATCCACTAGTTTCTGTACCCATCATGCTGTAACTTTTACCTGATCCAGTTTGACCGTAAGCAAATAGACATGCGTTGTAACCCTCGAAAGCATTGTCAACCAGCGGTAGAACCATATTCTTGAAAACTGTTTCCTGAGTGGCATGGAGCGGTGTGCAACAATCGGCGTAAGACACAAAGCAATGATCGTACATGAAAGTGTGTCTCGACGACTCGCAGTCCACTGTGATATTCTGTCCATTTGCCTCAACTATTGCTGTAATTCGCTGATCACTCAGTTCTCTGCAAAAGAGGTAGAGTTGGAATAAATAGAGTTGATCGAACGCAAAAACATGAAAACATGAACACGATGGAGATGAGACGACATACTTGAAAGTCAGCGGTCTTATTCTGATACCCACGGTGAGATTGCTCTGTTCCCCCTCGCACATGGTTCGCTCATCGACGGCAAGGTCTTGTCTGCTTTTGGGTGTCTCCATTTGCACCACGTTAAAGCAGTCAGGAGTTGCGGCAGGTGGATTATGATCACTGAAGTACCGTTTAATAGGAGTTTTGCTCGTCAGGACCATGTTATTGgttttagatattttttcgttgccACTAATGCGCCTCGGTGTGCAAAAGTGGGTAACGGGAGTTTTATCCGCTGACAATCTTGAGTTTGATTCCATCTTCATCGGCATCTTGAGCCGTTCTTCGGACAAGGATTTGGCGGACAATACAGGGTCTTCCTTCTGCAGCATTGTCGCTGACTTGGAACGAATGAGGTTTGTTCGGGAATTGAGTcgagaattatttatattgaaaGGTGCGCAAGGATTATCTGTTTTCTCAGGACTTCGAAAGAATTTGCTGTAACATTATTAATGAGATCGATTTTCATTAGTTGTACGTATTAAACGCTAGTTGAGAGCTAAATATTAAATGAAAACTTACTTCGCAGCGGGGGGTGCGATTTCTTTGTTAAAATTAACAGGGGCACTCGAAAATATAGCATTCGAGGAACCCCGGTTGCTATAAGCAGTGCTTGTGCCTCTATACGGCATGGTGAGTATTTTTCACAAGTATTACGAAAACTGCATGCAAAAAAAGTGGTTGTCATCTACGATTACCCCGTGATGACTTATTTACTTCTGCGTTTGATAGATGCATGCAACTATACGCACGGCAAGTAAAACCGTTGGGTATAACCCAGTGCAGAAGAGTTATTAGAAAATCTACAAAGCACGATATCTTCACTTAGATCTTAAGCGATCAAACCTCAGATTCACTGCAATCCAATAAACGTGCCATTCTCACACACAGAATACCTTttttatgataaaatataattttttcctgcGTTTTCGACGCCTTCGTTCACACTTCGAACCACTGACGGCACCGGCCTATGAACGTTTCACTTTCCTAACaacaaattcaaatttgattGGCCCGGAGTTGGCGCTGCATTCGACAGCCCACGGGTTGCATTGGGGGTCACGTGGTATAGAATTATTACTAGCAGCGGGAATTTGTGAAATACTTGTCTAGGGATGTTTTCAACCGACACCGACAAAGTGCTGCCGCAGATGTCGCACGTGAAATTCCACCTCGGTTGAGTGACACAACGGTTTCCCTTATTGTTAGAGCATTATATGCTCCATGTATTCTTTAGGCTGTTTTCTTATGTTCTTAACTCTACTGAATAAACTTATTTTGGACAGATTTATTTATAAGCGATTGATTAATCCAATTACCAAATCATCCCTTTAATCTTTCCGCTATTTTTGCAGGGAACTTCGTGCTGCGAATAGGAGACACTACAGTgggctcgaaaaatttcgttggtATCGCCGTTGACACGTTCGTGGTAAACAGCCACGTTTGTGACGATTGAACGTGACCGTTGTTTGCTTGACCCGGCACGcatatgaaattcaaaagactGTGTATCTCTATTTGTAATACCGAAACCGCGATCGTCTACGACCCGTCGAATAACGCGAGTGGGTTCATTTGTGCGAACAATAAATATTTCCCGTATGATCGACGTAATTCGGTCTTAACCTTTAACGTAAAATGTCGGGTAGAGTGATGCCAGAGCGCAGATTCCTCAGTCGTTCCTTCACCACTAAAATTGCCTTGGCACTTTTGTTGTTAGTAATATTTTTTGGATTCCCTGCTCTTTGCGGGGCGCACGGACATTCACACGATGAACCACCGAGCTTCAAATACACTAAAGAGGCAAATGAACAATTCAATCAGAAGGCGCATTCACATCATCACAGCCACTCAGAGGAACACGAACACGACCATCATCATGAGGGAGGTTCCCACCCATCTAAATCCCAAGACACCGCTTCAGGTCTGGTAGATAGAGATCTCATGTCACTCTGGATAAATGCGGTTGGATCAACCCTCTTGATCTCTGCTGCGCCATTCCTAATCCTCTTTCTGGTGCCTTTGGATAATACCAAAGAGAAAGAGCCCTGGCTAAAATTGGTACTTAGCTTTGCTTCTGGTAGCTTGCTAGGTGACGCATTCTTGCATTTGATTCCCCATGCCCTCACACCTCATTCTCACTCTAACGACAAATCTCATGCACATAGTCATAGCCATGATGGAGGAGAAGAACACGGGCATGACATGACTGTTGGTCTTTCGGTTTTGCTTGGGATAATTACGTTCCTGGCAATCGAAAAAGGCGTACGATTGATCAAGGGGAACCATTCTCACTCCCATAGTCATGGCGGTGcggcaaaagagaaaaagcatAGCAAGGCTAGTGACAAAGACAAGTCTTCGTCAGTAAAGAAGAAAGAACCTGTCGAAGATATAAAGATTGCTGGCTACTTGAATTTAGCTGCTGATTTTACACACAATTTCACAGATGGACTCGCGATTGGAGCCAGTTATTTAGCTGGAAACAAAATTGGCATTACGACTACAAtcactattttatttcatgagGTGCCTCATGAAATTGGAGATTTTGCTATCCTTATTCAAAGCGGATGCAGTCGAAAGAAGGTGATTTGCCTTCTCATTTATTGATCcacaaatatatttcatactCGTATTTCCAGTCATCCTCAAATAACTGCGTTTCATTCCTCATTCAGGCTATATGGCTACAACTCAGCACTGCGCTAGGAGCTGTCACTGGAACTTGTGTTTCGTTGTTAGCCGAAGGAGCAGGTAAGCAGCTTTAGTAAGAGTATTGTCTTTGCCATTGTATAAATCTCATCGATGATGGTTTACAGGTGATTTTGCAACCTCCTGGATACTGCCATTCACCGCTGGTGGATTCATTTACATTGCAACTGTGTCTGTGATACCTGAGCTCTTGTCTGACACCAAATTTTGGCAGTCTATCAAAGAGATAGCCGCTTTGCTATTTGGGGTATTTGTGATGGTACAAATAGCACAgtacgaataattattaatctcTAGTAGGTTTAGTAAACCTCCGTGGGATATCTGTGCGTGGCTTCCGACAatgtattttttgtcaaacatTTTATTAATGCTAGGTTAATTTCAGTAAGCCCGTTTGATTATTGAGAATATTTACTGCAGTACGAGGACCGTATCTAAATAACTtctttataataaaattttgtgaCTTGTGTTCAAGAGATATtagtatacaaatatatttttcattcaatctaTGGGcaagaattattcatttcatagcGTGATCGAATAGTGGGAACAATTTGCGTAGATTTTACAGTGACCAACACATAGTCATTATTCAATGGGAGGCAGATAACACTTGACCGACTGAGAATTATTTGATATTACAACGGGTAAGGTACCCTTGTGGGTCCATATTATATGATACATCACATAATTTGTTAAAATTCGAACATCATCATGTGCCTGATGTGAATGATAATTGACTCGCCTATCAACCATTCGTCATGTAGTGCACGGTATCGAATTGAGATAACAATACTTATAGCATGAAagcaatttataaattttgatctAATTTAGACTTCAATGATCAAACGTGACAGactaatgaaaaagaattgaagagTTTCGTTAATGGCCAGAGAACATTGAACGAGTCATACGATACCCACGTAAACCACATTTGTAAGATATTTCAGTCTCGTTAGCCAATTATTGTTCAACCAAAAGATCTGTGGAGACTTGAGTATCCTGATGACTTGAATACCACCATCAACCAGTATCTCTTTtgaaatatataatcatgCAGAATTAACGTGTTTTATCTAGTTAACTTTTTATTTACCAAACCAGGTCTTCGGCGTCACTATTTATGTACATTTGAATATCTGAATTGATTGACTAGGATATCGACTGTTAAAACGTACGTGCTAGGCGGCAGCGATCTTGCGTATCTCATCGAGGCAGTCATTCGCCTCTACTAAAGACTCCTCGTTGTTGCGGCTCTTTGATAAATACCACCCCCTCTGACAGGATTTCTTTGCTGCATCATAAAGACCCTTCTTCATCAAAACATTTCCAAGATTGACATGAATCGAGCTCAGGTCTTCCATGTCCGGTAATTTATCACCTGCAACGTGCGATTtgagaatttatgaaaatctaACATCTATACGATCAGCAGTCTGTACACAAGCTGTCTGACAATTACCAATTTCCGCAGCAAGAGTGAAATAATCAATAGCCTTTTCATTATCCCCTTTCAGGAAACTAATTGTACCAAGATCATTCAATAGTACAACCGTCTGCTCATGCTCCTCGCCGTTAACGTCAATGCATACTTTGTAGGCCTTTTGTAAGTATTCCAAGGCCTTCTCATACTTTGACTGGGCAAGAAGCAGTCTGGCGTACCAGTCTGCTGCCATTGCCCAAAGAACGACGACGTCCTcgtcttcacttttttcatccagtTTGGCCTGCAGATGGTTTAGGCAGAACTGATATCCGTCTTCGGCCTTTCTGTTTAAGTAATTCAGTCGCAAAGGAGATCAGGGCACAGTTTTGTAATTGTTAGGTGATTGGGAAGGCTGTTAGATTAAATGATATACTGACTCTGTCTCTCCAAGgtgttcaaataattttgccatttttagGCTCATGTGAATAATCTTCAAGTCTGTCTGCGATGTTCCATTTGCTATAAGCCTCTGCATGACCTTAACAAAGAGAACTTCTGCCTTTCTATATTCACCCATGTCAAAGGCTAGGTTTGCCATCACATCATAAATGTATGTAATGGCATCGTGGTTTTGAAGAGCCTGAGCCTGACGGAGGGCTATGTGCAGCATCTGCTCTGCTTTCTTATATTCGCCTCtctgaaatttattaattcaagGCTATACAAAGTGGTTGACTTCAAAAAACCTGAGTCTCTGGTGGAAAATCTATGATAGATCTTTGTGATTTGGCCAATGAAAGTCATTACCAATTTGGAGACTGTCAATACTTAACACCTGTATCATCAATATGGAACGTTTGATGGTCATAATTATATCCGGAGTCTCATCGTCAGATTTATCTGGTTCAAACAATCCAAAGAACATAGCATTTGTtgtgataataaatttgaacCTATGGTTTGATTTTTGTCTGCCACGATGCTCCTGACAGGATTCACATAATTTGCTGCTCTGTGTTGCTGATTGATAGCCTTGCGTATGGCCAGTCCACACAGACGCAAGCCCCATCGCTCTCTTCGGATTAAATATCttcaaacataattttcgCACGGCGAACAGGCTTGCAGGGAACGACATTTCAATTGGAGTGGTGAGACAGTAGTGATGGAGAGATTGAATATTCTTACGGTGAATTAGAGAAAATCGCACTCAGTGATGCGGAGTCGAATTCACTGTTGGTGTAGGCAACTTGAAAAGATTCCTGTGTAGCACGCTGCAATATACGTCCGTGCATACGCACCTAACCACTCACAGAAACATACGTACAAGTACATACAGTTGTAAACATAAGCGTCATCGAGATTGAATTGTACCGTCAAAACTAGACGGTGTCTATATTATCTTTGACGCTAGatttaaatattgaaatttcaaagaaaaagctatacatacacacatatatgaaACTCGAAGAAGTGGCAGATGTATCAAAATATTTGCCTAATTATGATTAGTTTCATCGCATGCgctttgcaaaaaaaaaagaaatgaataaatagcaCATTCTAACCACAAGTAacatttactattatttatttgctaTAAAACTCAACTTTTTGAGGCTGTGACGCTACACTTTGACGCTACAATTAATCTCGATGAGAGATCATAAATGAATTCTCTTAATCTTCCCTCATCTGGGAGGTTACGTGTAAACGTCAGTTGCGCGTGGAGTCACACACGTCAaggtaaagaagaaaaatcatcagaGTGCCAAGAAATGCAACCCAGCTtcatcccagatttattcccaatttttcctgatcatttcccatttttcctgatttattttcgattttttaatgaattattcaattacccCATCTTCCCCGCCGAAAAAGTGACAGGCAGCGCCGAGTAGCTTAACATGAGCCCGCGGAACttgcgtgaactaaaattccaagtttcttgccccttgacgcaCCGAGACCCGCCTTACAGCGGAGGAGTCGCGTGTGATGCGGGTCTCGGtgagtcaaggggcaagaaacttggaattttagttcacgcaaGTTCCGCGGGCAGATGTAAAGCTACTCGGCGCTGCCTGTCACTTTTTCGGCGGGGAAGATGGGGTAATTGAacaattcattaaaaaatcgaaaataaatcgggaaaaatgggaaatgatcaggaaaaattgggaataaatctgggatgaAGCTGGgttgcattttttggcactctgatgatttttcttctttacctTGACGTGTGTGACTCCACGCGCAACTGACGTTTACAGGTAACCTTCCAGATGAGGGAAGATTAAAAGAATTCATTTATGATCTCTCATCGAGATTAATTGTAGCGTCAAAGTGTAGCGTCACAGCCTCAAAAAGTTGAGTTTTAtagcaaataaataatagtaaatgtTACTTGTGGTTAGAATGtgctatttattcatttcttttcttttgcaaAGCGCATGCGATGAAACCAATCATAATTAGGCAAATATTCTGATACATCTGCCACCTTTTCAAATTCATATGTCTGtacattaaaaatttcaatatccatTCATCATTTGCAAACGACGCTATTACTACTGAGTTTACTTAGCGTCACCCCACTCCTTTGCGTCAAGCGTCAGAAGAAATTGTAccttttggatattttcaGATTATCAACATCGTTTTTTAACCCGGCAAGGCTGACGTCAAATCAGCACTTAAAAAATACGTGATAAGAGAAAGGAATACCCAATTCATGACTGGCTACTGACGAAATAATGATCAGACAAAAGAGACGTCTAATCGGCACTAATTATTTGCTCTTTTCTCTCGGATCCCAGGGTAATTGTATTGGCTGTGAGTTGGTGTTCCATCAGCTGTTGATCGGTACCATTTCCTTTTCCGGCATTACCACGACATTTCGTCGCCATTACAGCGACGAGGTTGAGATTGAGGTGGACCGCAACATAAATCGTCGTTTACGGCGACAGGGAGTTATCAATCTCCCTAACGAGTGTTAATTCGTGTTACGTACGTTCTTCACGCCTTAGTTTGGCATACATTCGTCTGGCATTACCTTTCTGAAGGTTTTATACTTTGGAACTGTCGAAGATGGCTTATTGAAAAGATGACGGGTCTGCAGAAAAGATACGTTTCTCCATACGGAGGAGACATACTCTCTGCCAACGATAATACTCTCGGGTGCTTCAGCCCAtctgaaaatggaaaagaaatcaCGATTGACGCAGTCCTCTGCCAAGGGGCCTGCTGGTGACGCTAAAAAGAATCAAGGTGTGtcccaaattttcatccgatttgACCCATCATTTTCCACACCAACCTCTCCGTCCACGTCACGTGATGGCACCTCTTTTTACCTGGCCTGTTCAATGTCATTACCTAATTTGACCAGATTAGCGAACACCCAGAATAGGTTTCAAATATCTCTGTCGAcatatttcacattttttaaatcatctCTGTCAAGTACAAAAATTGATGTATATCCGTTATACTTCCCTGCAGACATTGTAAACGGCAAGGTATTTCCCAAGAACTCACGGAGACGTGAACCGACCAGTGCCGTCAGTTctacaaaaaatgaacaattgcGGAAAACCACTGCACagcggggaaaaaatgttgataagAGACCAAAACCTAAAGGACAATATCATGGCGGTCCAAAGGAGGATACCAAGGTCACTAGTACACTAAAACTTTTATGAATCCAGTGTAGAGAATTCGTCAATGTAGTTCACTGTCTCATTGTTATGAATTACCTCTATCTCATCTCTGCAGGTAGAGGAAGGTGAGCTTGCCGAGCATGGCTCGGTAATGATCCAAGGAAGTAAGAAGCAGAATTTGAATCATCTGCTAAATTTCCATTATGAGCCGCGTGACATACACGGTACCTCTGGTGCCTGGAGTCCAGGGAGATCGACCAGCAAGTACAATCGCAACAGCAACCGCTGGCTCCCACCTGTGCAGCGCCACAAGTACAACAAGGAGCAGTTTTTACAAGCCAAGTATGCATTCGTTGCAGACCGACGTATTATTTCCAAATAGTATATTAATCGCATCCTTgaatagaaatggaaaatcaattttccacGACTAATATCTCGCATTCATCTGTGCCATCTCAATATCAGAATTTATTAATTCCAGCTGTCAGTTTATCGTGAAGAGTAGCGGTGATTATTCAGCTTACCTTGCCGATCCCGATATTCTGGTCGAATGGGATTTGATTGAGCAAATTGTAAGTTTGCCACTGTTATAACAGTGCTGGCCGATATCCAAATACAaatccgacatttttcattgacTTACAGAGGGTTCACAGCTCTGAGATCTTATCATGTCCGATTTGCTTATGCGTGCCAGTCGCTGCAAAGATGACCCGCTGCGGGCATGTGTATTGTTGGCCATGTATTCTCCATTATCTAGCATTGTCCGATAAATCTTGGCGCAAGTGTCCCATCTGCTATGAAGCTATTCACAAGCGTGATTTGAAGAGGTACgctgaaatttcaaatgaacCAGATTTTTCAGCTCGGCACATCATTTCATCTTATCATCCCTGTTTATTTTTAGCGTGGTAGAAGTTACCCAGAAAGCATGGAACGTCGACGATACTGTCTGTCTACGTTTGATGCGTCGTGAGAGAGACTCATTACTTGCAGTTCCCGTAGATCCCACTTCAAATATCTCCGTACCTACCACTTTCTTTTCGCTGCTCCAGGATAACACAGATGTTATATATTCTAAGCTGTTACTTGCTAATTCCAATAACGTAAGTTCTACACATGTTGCTTTGTGCATGCGAACATTATTTTTGATATCATGatattgataattttgtttcattgcCACAGCTCGCAGATATCGTAGAATGCGAACGCGTTCAACTCAAGCTTGAATTAGAAGAAGATCCGCAATCTCCAGAGAATTGCTTTATCGAACAAGCCCTCAGTGAATTGGttgtaagagaagaaaaactttttgcaAAAGTTGATGAGGTGTGTGTGCATCTTTTCGTATGTGTGTTCTAAAGAATCACATTACTGACAAATTTAATCTTATCTCAAGGCAAAATCTGACCCCGGGCCTGTAAAATGTTCCGATTCCAAACGTGAATCTCCACCTACAGAAATTGGAGAGAACGTCGATCCTTTCCAACCCGAACAGCCGATAGAATTCGAAGATCAGTTGGAATTACTTGAAGATCGGTTGGATCTTGGAGATGAGTCAGAAGAAAATCATGTACCGTGTGCTGTGGATTCTGCTATGGAATGCCCAGCATCTTCTGCCTCACCAaagttcttttatttctatcaaGGTGAGTCGGCATGCCTGTTAGAATATAGTTACATGATCACCGAATCTGATCAAGTAATAATACTGTAATTGATTTCTTTTGTTGCAGCGGAAGACGGACAACACATCTACCTACATGCGATGAATACCAAGATGTTAGAACTGCAATATGGTAGCTTAGAGAAAAGTCCCCCCATCATAACTGGAAAATTACTAGAAAAAGAAGCTGGCAGTATGACCGAACAACTAAGACGCAGATTACGCTATCTTTACCACTTGCCTCTGACTTGCCAGTTTGAGATTGCTGAAATAGATTTGAAGCCTCCGATTATATCAAAGGGAAATCTCGCGGTTTTCAGTGGTACGTATCAAAAGTGAATCTATGAAATGAATCTCACAGATTGCTTACCACAAAATTCTGTCCTCCGTATTACAGATCAATTAGAAAACAGGAAGAAACGTCGGCAACGGCGTGCAcgtgaggaaagaaaaagagagaagaagatcctcgaagaagaaaataaacgcATGGGAAAATACCCAACTCCTAACGTGCATATTGATTCGCAGCGTCACTTTCCTCAATGGCAGCCAGATTCATCATTTGCTGggtaataattgattaattgataataaGTCAAGACCTTTTTATGCAACATAGTTGATAAAGTATATGCTCACATGGTTGTTTTAGAATAAATATCCCCTCACCACCAGAATCTGTGACAACATCCAGCGCCGCTAGTAGTCCAACAATAAACTCTTTCGACATTCATCCAACTGCAGATTGTCACGAGGTGGGACCTTCCTTTGCCCAAATGTTACGTACTACTGGTTCACGAGGTGCATCGAAAATTGATTGGCCAAGGGTCGACCCAACTAATTTGCCTCGGCATCCAGGCGAAGAAGTGGAGGGATACGTTCCCGCTCCTTCTTACAGTCAAAGCTTCGGTGATGCCTTGGCAGAGGCCTTGGAACATACAGAGTTGAACTCAGGTGCTCTAATCTACCTTATAGCTACAAACACGTTAAGTAGAGCCAATttgattgagttttttttcggtaaccatcaacaatttttgcatttttcaggTAATGGTACAAACAAAGGTGGCagcggcaaaaaaaagaaaaaaagaggaaaaccgACCGTCCTCTTCGCAACAAGCATGGCTCGAGCATCTTAGTGAATAAACTGGTCTTTCCTGTGTTCTTTTTCCGAAATTGCTCATCTGCATAAGTAcattaatttaataaaattatgcGTTAATCACTAGTAATTTGCCTGTACTAGCAAATATTTTGTTAGATCGTTATCTTCTGTATGCCTCAACATCTGGTTTCAAATAAAGTTCAGTTTGAAAGTAAAACTATTCTTACCCTACCTAGCTAACATGTTACGTATTAGTGCAGGCTTAGAGATATTTGAATAAGATGCTCAAATAAGGTTAGATGTTTTAT
Proteins encoded in this window:
- the LOC105686372 gene encoding RING finger protein 10 — its product is MEKKSRLTQSSAKGPAGDAKKNQDIVNGKVFPKNSRRREPTSAVSSTKNEQLRKTTAQRGKNVDKRPKPKGQYHGGPKEDTKVEEGELAEHGSVMIQGSKKQNLNHLLNFHYEPRDIHGTSGAWSPGRSTSKYNRNSNRWLPPVQRHKYNKEQFLQANCQFIVKSSGDYSAYLADPDILVEWDLIEQIRVHSSEILSCPICLCVPVAAKMTRCGHVYCWPCILHYLALSDKSWRKCPICYEAIHKRDLKSVVEVTQKAWNVDDTVCLRLMRRERDSLLAVPVDPTSNISVPTTFFSLLQDNTDVIYSKLLLANSNNLADIVECERVQLKLELEEDPQSPENCFIEQALSELVVREEKLFAKVDEAKSDPGPVKCSDSKRESPPTEIGENVDPFQPEQPIEFEDQLELLEDRLDLGDESEENHVPCAVDSAMECPASSASPKFFYFYQAEDGQHIYLHAMNTKMLELQYGSLEKSPPIITGKLLEKEAGSMTEQLRRRLRYLYHLPLTCQFEIAEIDLKPPIISKGNLAVFSDQLENRKKRRQRRAREERKREKKILEEENKRMGKYPTPNVHIDSQRHFPQWQPDSSFAGINIPSPPESVTTSSAASSPTINSFDIHPTADCHEVGPSFAQMLRTTGSRGASKIDWPRVDPTNLPRHPGEEVEGYVPAPSYSQSFGDALAEALEHTELNSGNGTNKGGSGKKKKKRGKPTVLFATSMARAS
- the LOC105686668 gene encoding tetratricopeptide repeat protein 19 homolog, mitochondrial isoform X2, with the translated sequence MLHIALRQAQALQNHDAITYIYDVMANLAFDMGEYRKAEVLFVKVMQRLIANGTSQTDLKIIHMSLKMAKLFEHLGETEKAEDGYQFCLNHLQAKLDEKSEDEDVVVLWAMAADWYARLLLAQSKYEKALEYLQKAYKVCIDVNGEEHEQTVVLLNDLGTISFLKGDNEKAIDYFTLAAEIGDKLPDMEDLSSIHVNLGNVLMKKGLYDAAKKSCQRGWYLSKSRNNEESLVEANDCLDEIRKIAAA
- the LOC105686668 gene encoding tetratricopeptide repeat protein 19 homolog, mitochondrial isoform X1 is translated as MSFPASLFAVRKLCLKIFNPKRAMGLASVWTGHTQGYQSATQSSKLCESCQEHRGRQKSNHRFKFIITTNAMFFGLFEPDKSDDETPDIIMTIKRSILMIQRGEYKKAEQMLHIALRQAQALQNHDAITYIYDVMANLAFDMGEYRKAEVLFVKVMQRLIANGTSQTDLKIIHMSLKMAKLFEHLGETEKAEDGYQFCLNHLQAKLDEKSEDEDVVVLWAMAADWYARLLLAQSKYEKALEYLQKAYKVCIDVNGEEHEQTVVLLNDLGTISFLKGDNEKAIDYFTLAAEIGDKLPDMEDLSSIHVNLGNVLMKKGLYDAAKKSCQRGWYLSKSRNNEESLVEANDCLDEIRKIAAA
- the LOC105686667 gene encoding protein catecholamines up, whose product is MSGRVMPERRFLSRSFTTKIALALLLLVIFFGFPALCGAHGHSHDEPPSFKYTKEANEQFNQKAHSHHHSHSEEHEHDHHHEGGSHPSKSQDTASGLVDRDLMSLWINAVGSTLLISAAPFLILFLVPLDNTKEKEPWLKLVLSFASGSLLGDAFLHLIPHALTPHSHSNDKSHAHSHSHDGGEEHGHDMTVGLSVLLGIITFLAIEKGVRLIKGNHSHSHSHGGAAKEKKHSKASDKDKSSSVKKKEPVEDIKIAGYLNLAADFTHNFTDGLAIGASYLAGNKIGITTTITILFHEVPHEIGDFAILIQSGCSRKKAIWLQLSTALGAVTGTCVSLLAEGAGDFATSWILPFTAGGFIYIATVSVIPELLSDTKFWQSIKEIAALLFGVFVMVQIAQYE